Proteins encoded within one genomic window of Geotalea daltonii FRC-32:
- the amrA gene encoding AmmeMemoRadiSam system protein A, with product MNNSKLSAAEKKSLLKIARVTINEYITDGKISRLEISDKGLLTQAGCFVSIKAKGTLRGCIGNFISDKPLFQLVQEMAVSAATRDPRFYPMKEEDLADYDLEISVLSPLQKISSTEEIEVGKHGLYIEKNFSRGVLLPQVAVEFGWDRETFLRQTCLKAGLKQEGWKEGTDIYIFSAEVFSEKDA from the coding sequence GTGAACAACTCCAAACTTTCCGCTGCTGAAAAGAAGTCTCTCCTGAAAATAGCAAGGGTTACCATTAACGAATATATAACCGATGGCAAAATATCCAGGCTCGAAATATCGGACAAGGGTCTCCTCACACAGGCCGGATGCTTCGTCAGCATAAAAGCGAAAGGAACATTGCGCGGTTGCATTGGTAATTTTATCTCTGATAAGCCACTGTTTCAACTGGTGCAGGAAATGGCCGTTTCTGCCGCAACCCGCGATCCACGCTTTTACCCCATGAAAGAGGAAGACCTGGCCGATTACGATCTGGAGATCTCGGTGCTCTCCCCATTACAAAAGATCTCCTCCACAGAAGAGATTGAAGTGGGAAAACATGGTCTATATATAGAAAAGAACTTTTCCCGTGGCGTGCTGCTACCCCAGGTTGCAGTTGAGTTCGGCTGGGATCGCGAAACCTTTCTCCGGCAGACCTGCCTCAAAGCAGGACTAAAACAGGAAGGCTGGAAAGAGGGAACAGATATTTACATCTTCAGCGCCGAAGTATTCAGCGAAAAAGATGCATAA